From a region of the Streptomyces venezuelae genome:
- the ddaH gene encoding dimethylargininase, with translation MKERRFSPALVQSRESREEPSLRRDATPRRYLMCPPAHFKVTYSINPWMDPTKPVDLPLALAQWEDLRDRYRSLGHIVETLDPDPALPDMVFAANGALVVDGRVLGARFAYPERTAEAERHRAWFRSAGYTEIHEPSHVNEGEGDFAVTGNYILAGRGFRSSPLSHAEAQEFFGRPVIGLDLVDPRYYHLDTALSVLDGDEIMYYPDAFSPGSQAVLRRLFPDALIADGRDAAALGLNAVSDGLHVLLPQAATGLLEPLRDRGFEPVPMDLGELLKGGGSVKCCTQELRP, from the coding sequence GTGAAGGAGAGACGATTCTCTCCAGCACTCGTCCAGAGTCGTGAAAGTCGTGAGGAGCCTTCTTTGCGCAGAGACGCCACACCCCGGCGCTACCTGATGTGCCCACCCGCACATTTCAAGGTCACGTACTCCATCAACCCGTGGATGGATCCCACGAAACCGGTGGACCTGCCCCTCGCCCTGGCCCAGTGGGAGGACCTGAGGGACCGCTACCGCTCCCTCGGGCACATCGTCGAGACCCTCGACCCCGATCCCGCCCTGCCCGACATGGTCTTCGCGGCGAACGGCGCCCTCGTCGTCGACGGCCGGGTCCTCGGGGCCCGGTTCGCCTACCCGGAACGGACCGCCGAGGCCGAGCGGCACCGCGCATGGTTCCGCTCCGCCGGCTACACCGAGATCCACGAGCCGTCCCACGTCAACGAGGGCGAGGGGGACTTCGCGGTCACCGGCAACTACATCCTGGCCGGCCGGGGCTTCCGCTCCAGCCCGCTCTCGCACGCCGAGGCCCAGGAGTTCTTCGGCCGCCCGGTCATCGGCCTCGACCTGGTGGACCCGCGCTACTACCACCTGGACACGGCGCTCAGCGTCCTCGACGGCGACGAGATCATGTACTACCCGGACGCCTTCTCGCCCGGCAGCCAGGCGGTGCTCAGGCGGCTCTTCCCGGACGCCCTGATCGCCGACGGCCGGGACGCGGCCGCCCTCGGCCTGAACGCGGTCTCCGACGGCCTGCACGTCCTGCTCCCGCAGGCGGCGACCGGACTGCTGGAGCCGCTGCGGGACCGGGGGTTCGAACCGGTCCCGATGGACCTGGGCGAGCTGCTCAAGGGCGGCGGCAGCGTGAAGTGCTGTACCCAGGAGCTGCGGCCGTAG
- a CDS encoding TetR/AcrR family transcriptional regulator, protein MPKTPDATRRSDRSRRAILDASLALVGEVGYDKLTIEAIAARAGVGKQTIYRWWPSKAAVLLDASLALFGDAATEAEWAGFPDTGDLAADLKHVLRATVDQFNDEKYDAPTRALTAAGATDPELGARFTEQLLEPQLALYEERLRTAREAGRLAQDADLRLTVEMLVGPLTYRWLMRTAPLTHAYTDALVDRVLGGVANVTAR, encoded by the coding sequence ATGCCCAAGACCCCGGACGCCACCCGCCGCAGCGACCGCTCCCGACGCGCCATCCTCGACGCCTCGCTGGCCCTCGTCGGGGAGGTCGGCTACGACAAGCTGACCATCGAGGCCATCGCGGCCCGCGCCGGCGTCGGCAAGCAGACCATCTACCGCTGGTGGCCCTCGAAGGCCGCCGTCCTCCTCGACGCCTCGCTGGCGCTCTTCGGCGACGCGGCGACGGAGGCCGAGTGGGCCGGCTTCCCCGACACCGGGGACCTCGCGGCCGACCTGAAGCACGTCCTGCGGGCGACGGTCGACCAGTTCAACGACGAGAAGTACGACGCCCCCACGCGCGCCCTGACCGCGGCCGGGGCCACCGACCCCGAACTCGGCGCCCGCTTCACCGAGCAGCTGCTGGAGCCGCAGCTCGCCCTGTACGAGGAGCGGTTGCGCACGGCCCGGGAGGCCGGCCGGCTCGCGCAGGACGCGGACCTGCGCCTCACCGTCGAGATGCTCGTCGGCCCGCTCACCTACCGCTGGCTGATGCGCACCGCGCCCCTGACGCACGCCTACACCGACGCGCTCGTGGACCGGGTGCTGGGCGGCGTGGCCAACGTCACCGCCCGATAG
- a CDS encoding bifunctional DNA primase/polymerase, translating into MGSESGRVKRGEQSRISQWLRRRQKPTAEDPGAEREALLLAVAAAGLPLAPAAHPAGYRCSCDRIGCPTPARHPVSFAWQTQSTTDRAQVERWVRNQPQANFITATGMVHDVLDVPLEAGTAALARLLEAGIDVGPVAESGGTGEQARMLFFTATRGTPEDEDEWWPCELDCHPETMDEHPGLRWHCRGSYVLVPPAALPGDQAVTWIRGMEHALPDPLTLLETLTDACAQYAGTTDRAPAAVAWPLGRG; encoded by the coding sequence ATGGGGTCTGAGTCCGGCCGCGTCAAACGCGGCGAGCAGAGCAGGATTTCCCAGTGGCTGCGCCGGCGGCAGAAACCCACCGCCGAGGACCCCGGAGCCGAGCGCGAGGCGCTCCTCCTGGCCGTGGCCGCCGCGGGCCTGCCGCTCGCCCCCGCCGCCCATCCCGCCGGTTACCGATGTTCGTGCGACCGGATCGGCTGCCCGACGCCCGCACGGCACCCCGTCTCCTTCGCCTGGCAGACCCAGTCGACCACCGACCGCGCACAGGTCGAACGCTGGGTACGCAACCAGCCCCAGGCCAACTTCATCACCGCGACCGGCATGGTCCACGACGTACTCGACGTCCCGCTGGAGGCCGGCACCGCCGCCCTCGCGCGACTGCTGGAGGCCGGGATCGACGTCGGCCCCGTCGCGGAATCGGGCGGCACCGGCGAACAGGCCCGGATGCTCTTCTTCACCGCCACCCGCGGCACCCCCGAGGACGAGGACGAGTGGTGGCCGTGCGAACTGGACTGCCACCCCGAGACGATGGACGAACACCCGGGCCTGCGCTGGCACTGCCGCGGCAGCTACGTCCTGGTCCCGCCGGCGGCCCTGCCCGGTGACCAGGCGGTGACCTGGATCCGGGGCATGGAACACGCCCTCCCGGACCCGCTCACCCTCCTGGAAACGCTGACGGACGCCTGCGCCCAGTACGCCGGCACCACGGACCGCGCCCCGGCAGCGGTCGCCTGGCCCCTGGGCCGCGGCTGA
- the yaaA gene encoding peroxide stress protein YaaA gives MLVLLPPSEGKAAGGSGAPLKPEALSLPGLAPARAAVLEELVELCAADELKAREVLGLSEGLRGEVAKNAELRTAGARPAGEIYTGVLYDALGLADLPAAARASAEEALLVFSGLWGAVRVTDAIPSYRCSMGVKLPGLGALGAYWRGPMAEVMPEAAGDGLVLDLRSAAYGAAWKPKGEVAGRTATVRVLHAQIVDGVEKRSVVSHFNKATKGRLVRDLLLAGAAPASPAELVTALRDLGYVVEAEAPAKAAKAWSLDVVVTQIHH, from the coding sequence GTGCTCGTGCTGCTGCCGCCGTCCGAAGGAAAGGCCGCCGGCGGCTCCGGCGCACCCCTGAAGCCGGAGGCGCTCTCGCTGCCCGGTCTGGCCCCGGCCCGTGCGGCGGTGCTGGAAGAGCTGGTCGAGCTGTGCGCGGCGGACGAGCTGAAGGCGCGCGAGGTGCTGGGCCTGAGCGAGGGCCTGCGCGGCGAGGTCGCCAAGAACGCGGAGCTGCGGACGGCCGGGGCGCGGCCGGCGGGCGAGATCTACACGGGCGTCCTCTACGACGCGCTCGGTCTGGCCGACCTGCCCGCGGCGGCACGGGCATCGGCCGAGGAAGCGCTGCTCGTCTTCTCGGGGCTGTGGGGTGCGGTCCGGGTCACCGACGCGATCCCCTCGTACCGCTGCTCGATGGGGGTGAAGCTGCCCGGGCTGGGCGCGCTCGGCGCGTACTGGCGGGGGCCGATGGCGGAGGTCATGCCGGAGGCGGCCGGGGACGGGCTGGTGCTGGACCTGCGGTCGGCGGCGTACGGGGCGGCGTGGAAGCCGAAGGGCGAGGTGGCGGGGCGGACCGCGACGGTCCGGGTGCTGCACGCGCAGATCGTGGACGGAGTGGAGAAGCGGTCGGTGGTGAGCCACTTCAACAAGGCGACCAAGGGGCGGCTGGTACGGGACCTGCTGCTGGCGGGGGCCGCGCCGGCTTCGCCCGCCGAGCTGGTCACGGCCCTGCGGGACCTGGGGTACGTGGTCGAGGCCGAGGCCCCCGCGAAGGCGGCGAAGGCCTGGTCCCTCGACGTGGTCGTGACGCAGATCCACCACTGA
- a CDS encoding PhoX family protein, whose protein sequence is MSPHPSPSFTDVVAARMSRRNVLLSGALAVAAAGLSASPASARVRTGTGPGGAGPDTAELGFTAVPAGDADAVTLPAGYTAQTLAPWGQPIRAGGPAWRKDGSGSAADQALQIGSHHSGTHFFPLHRGPEGSRRGMLVINHESADPALLHHDAGTGAPAGDRVAKELAAQGVSVLEVELTGRGSWRVLDSRRNARITGTSPVTFSGPVGADHPALRTGRPAAGTLSNSGYGVTPWGTYLACEENTNAWFGTADPSWQPTRTQRRYGLSANGHGKRWHEADPRFDLAVNGNEPHRYGWVVEIDPFAAHRTPVKRTALGRFNHSSAAVTESGGRAVVYGGDDQDGGYLYKFVGDGPWKAHRSRGRSPLDHGTLHVARFGEDGTGRWLPLSHGQGPLTTALGWRDQADVLLRAREAADALGATSLDRPQQITVGPNSRDVYCALANGTGGHHPGQGSGSPRDTNPYGHVVRWREEDGAGAHDGFSWDVVVLGGDQAQGEGVLPGAGTFGSPKGLTFDAAGRLWIQTGISNHAVSQADHKDLGNNAVLVVAPRGEVRRFLTAPRGAEVTAAVLTPDMRTMFVSIQHPGERTAAWGEPTPENPRAVSDWPDRDPAGRPRSATVVVRRTDGGVIGAR, encoded by the coding sequence ATGTCCCCTCACCCGAGCCCGTCTTTCACGGACGTGGTCGCCGCCCGGATGTCCCGGCGGAACGTGCTGCTCTCCGGCGCCCTCGCGGTGGCGGCGGCCGGCCTCTCCGCGTCCCCGGCATCGGCCCGGGTCCGGACCGGCACCGGTCCGGGCGGGGCGGGACCGGACACCGCGGAGCTCGGCTTCACCGCCGTACCGGCCGGCGACGCCGACGCGGTCACCCTGCCCGCGGGCTACACGGCGCAGACGCTCGCGCCGTGGGGGCAGCCCATACGCGCGGGCGGTCCGGCATGGCGCAAGGACGGCTCCGGCTCCGCCGCCGACCAGGCCCTGCAGATCGGGTCCCACCACAGCGGAACGCACTTCTTCCCGCTGCACCGCGGCCCGGAGGGCAGCCGCCGCGGCATGCTCGTGATCAACCACGAGTCCGCGGACCCCGCCCTGCTGCACCACGACGCGGGCACCGGTGCACCGGCCGGGGACCGGGTCGCCAAGGAGCTCGCCGCCCAGGGCGTCAGCGTTCTGGAGGTCGAGCTGACCGGGCGCGGCAGCTGGCGCGTCCTCGACTCGCGGCGCAACGCGCGGATCACCGGCACCAGCCCCGTCACCTTCTCCGGGCCGGTCGGGGCGGACCACCCGGCGCTGCGGACCGGACGCCCGGCGGCGGGCACCCTGAGCAACAGCGGGTACGGGGTGACGCCCTGGGGCACGTACCTGGCCTGCGAGGAGAACACGAACGCGTGGTTCGGTACGGCCGACCCCTCCTGGCAGCCGACGCGCACCCAGCGCCGCTACGGGCTCAGCGCGAACGGCCACGGGAAGCGGTGGCACGAGGCGGATCCGCGCTTCGACCTCGCCGTAAACGGCAACGAGCCGCACCGCTACGGCTGGGTCGTGGAGATCGACCCCTTCGCCGCGCACCGCACCCCGGTCAAGCGGACCGCTCTCGGCCGCTTCAACCACTCCTCGGCGGCGGTGACCGAATCGGGCGGGCGGGCCGTCGTCTACGGCGGCGACGACCAGGACGGCGGCTACCTGTACAAGTTCGTGGGCGACGGCCCGTGGAAGGCACACCGGTCGAGGGGACGCAGTCCGCTGGACCACGGCACCCTCCACGTGGCGCGCTTCGGGGAGGACGGCACCGGCCGCTGGCTGCCGCTGTCGCACGGACAGGGGCCGCTCACGACGGCGCTGGGATGGCGGGACCAGGCCGACGTCCTGCTGCGGGCCCGGGAGGCCGCCGACGCCCTCGGTGCCACGAGCCTCGACCGGCCCCAGCAGATCACCGTCGGCCCGAACAGCCGGGACGTGTACTGCGCACTGGCCAACGGCACCGGCGGCCATCACCCCGGCCAGGGCTCCGGCAGCCCCCGTGACACCAACCCGTACGGGCACGTCGTCCGCTGGCGGGAGGAAGACGGTGCCGGCGCGCACGACGGCTTCAGCTGGGACGTCGTCGTGCTCGGCGGCGATCAGGCGCAGGGCGAGGGCGTGCTGCCCGGCGCCGGGACGTTCGGCTCGCCGAAGGGCCTGACGTTCGACGCCGCCGGACGGCTGTGGATCCAGACCGGGATCTCCAACCACGCGGTGAGCCAGGCGGACCACAAGGACCTCGGCAACAACGCGGTGCTGGTCGTCGCACCGCGCGGCGAGGTCCGGCGCTTCCTGACCGCGCCGCGGGGCGCGGAGGTCACCGCGGCCGTGCTCACCCCGGACATGCGGACGATGTTCGTCAGCATCCAGCACCCGGGAGAGCGCACGGCGGCCTGGGGGGAGCCCACGCCGGAGAACCCGCGGGCCGTCAGCGACTGGCCCGACCGCGACCCGGCGGGCCGTCCCCGCTCGGCCACGGTCGTCGTCCGCCGCACGGACGGCGGCGTCATCGGCGCGCGCTGA
- a CDS encoding peptidoglycan-binding protein, with translation MVTIISRSEWGARSPFKPQRLSWKPWQGGVVIHHHGAGSWPVHEHDQCYGQMRSVQLTAMYPWPFLQEQYNDIPYSFVVCQHGGIFEGTGTQVRSEANGTQTVGANQDYYAVMGLIESEDQPSRAMLDSIRELIAHLRENHSAGPFIRGHRDVFDTECPGNLYPHIQGFYPVLPPGEPDPTPPKPARPLFLYSRSQWGARPPREVTRVDPGSRTGFTVHYSAGPASQTVRQIQNYHMDSNGWSDVGYNFLVDVEGRIYEGRGWDVAGAHATGHNTTHIGVCFIGEDGDATPRALSAIRALYNQANSRTGRTLAMTWHGGLSGQSTQCPGPGLRAWVQGGMNASTLPVHTGTGDLGGDSTGSTGGGMTLVRTIAAQQAAVNQLGYSPALEVDGVWGPKTDAGVRWLQQKVGAGAADGLWGPATEAAYAAHTGGSGSGTGSGGGGMTSVRSVKEQQQAVNALGYSPALEADGIWGPKTDAGVRWLQQKVGAGAADGLWGPATEAAYNGYLDNGAMLTVDGQWGPATIRATQKVIGVTADGQWGPNSVRGLQRHLNTWSNAGLVVDGAAGPATYKALQTHLNKMTGAGLAVDGAWGPATVRALQTALNRGQF, from the coding sequence GTGGTCACCATCATCAGTCGCAGCGAATGGGGAGCCAGGTCCCCCTTCAAGCCGCAGAGGCTGTCCTGGAAGCCCTGGCAGGGCGGCGTGGTCATCCATCACCACGGCGCCGGCAGCTGGCCCGTGCACGAGCACGACCAGTGCTACGGCCAGATGCGGAGCGTGCAGCTGACGGCGATGTACCCCTGGCCGTTCCTCCAGGAGCAGTACAACGACATCCCGTACAGCTTCGTCGTCTGCCAGCACGGCGGCATATTCGAGGGCACCGGCACCCAGGTGCGGTCGGAGGCGAACGGCACGCAGACCGTGGGCGCCAACCAGGACTACTACGCGGTCATGGGCCTGATCGAGAGCGAGGACCAGCCCTCGCGGGCCATGCTCGACTCCATCCGCGAGCTGATCGCCCATCTGCGGGAGAACCACTCGGCGGGCCCCTTCATCCGCGGTCACCGGGACGTCTTCGACACCGAGTGCCCCGGGAACCTCTATCCGCACATCCAGGGGTTCTACCCGGTCCTGCCGCCCGGTGAGCCGGATCCCACTCCCCCCAAGCCCGCCCGGCCGCTGTTCCTCTACTCCCGCAGCCAGTGGGGCGCCCGGCCGCCGCGTGAGGTGACCCGCGTCGATCCCGGCAGCCGCACCGGATTCACCGTCCACTACTCCGCGGGTCCGGCCAGCCAGACGGTCCGCCAGATCCAGAACTACCACATGGACTCCAACGGCTGGTCGGACGTCGGCTACAACTTCCTCGTCGACGTCGAGGGGCGGATCTACGAGGGCCGCGGCTGGGACGTGGCCGGTGCGCACGCGACCGGACACAACACCACCCACATCGGTGTCTGCTTCATCGGAGAGGACGGCGACGCGACCCCCCGCGCACTGTCGGCCATCCGCGCCCTCTACAACCAGGCGAACTCCCGGACCGGCCGAACCCTGGCGATGACGTGGCACGGCGGACTCTCCGGCCAGTCCACGCAGTGCCCGGGGCCCGGCCTGCGCGCCTGGGTCCAGGGCGGTATGAACGCGTCCACCCTGCCGGTCCACACCGGGACGGGTGACCTCGGCGGCGACTCCACCGGCAGCACCGGCGGCGGCATGACCCTGGTCCGTACGATCGCGGCGCAGCAGGCGGCCGTCAACCAGCTCGGCTACAGCCCGGCGCTGGAGGTCGACGGCGTCTGGGGTCCGAAGACCGACGCCGGCGTGCGCTGGCTCCAGCAGAAGGTCGGGGCGGGCGCCGCCGACGGCCTGTGGGGACCCGCCACCGAAGCCGCGTACGCGGCTCACACGGGCGGCTCCGGCTCCGGCACGGGCTCGGGCGGCGGGGGTATGACCTCCGTGCGCTCGGTCAAGGAGCAGCAGCAGGCCGTCAACGCGCTCGGCTACAGCCCGGCGCTGGAGGCCGACGGCATCTGGGGTCCGAAGACCGACGCCGGCGTGCGCTGGCTCCAGCAGAAGGTCGGGGCGGGCGCCGCCGACGGCCTGTGGGGACCCGCCACCGAAGCCGCGTACAACGGCTACCTCGACAACGGCGCGATGCTCACCGTCGACGGCCAGTGGGGTCCGGCCACCATCCGCGCCACGCAGAAGGTCATCGGCGTGACCGCAGACGGCCAGTGGGGTCCGAACTCCGTACGGGGCCTCCAGCGCCACCTGAACACCTGGAGCAACGCGGGGCTGGTGGTGGACGGGGCCGCGGGCCCCGCGACGTACAAGGCGCTCCAGACCCACCTCAACAAGATGACCGGGGCCGGTCTGGCCGTGGACGGCGCCTGGGGTCCGGCCACCGTGCGGGCGCTCCAGACCGCCCTGAACCGGGGGCAGTTCTAA
- a CDS encoding RNB domain-containing ribonuclease, with the protein MPRRQMHMTGADGAALRAALRELRTKLGVPEDFPAAVLAEAEHAAAHPRLPDLDSTDIPFFTIDPPASVDLDQAMHLAKRSGGGYRVHYAIADVAAFVTPGGALDAEAHRRVTTLYFPDGKVPLHPPVLSEGAASLLPDQVRPALVWRFDLDPDGRVETVDVRRALVRSRARLDYDGVQKAVDTGTAEEPLALLKDVGRLREALEEARGGISLNVPEQEVVERGGTYSLAYRAPLPADGWNAQISLMTGMAAADLMLATGTGILRTLPSAPDGAVGRLRRTAKALRIDWPHHVPYAELVRSLDPHRPAHAAFLQECTALLRGAGYTVFTGGESPDPAVHSAVAAPYTHCTAPLRRLVDRYGGELCLAAVAGTEPPPWVLAALPALPEEMAEGGRLANTVERESVDLVEAAVLKDRVGETFEATVIDVKDGEPLVGTVHLEDPAVVGRVRSASLGLPLGERIRVRLAEADPGTSKILFSPV; encoded by the coding sequence ATGCCACGCCGTCAGATGCACATGACCGGCGCAGACGGGGCTGCTCTGCGGGCCGCGCTGCGCGAACTGCGGACGAAGCTCGGGGTGCCCGAGGACTTCCCGGCGGCGGTCCTCGCCGAGGCCGAGCACGCGGCGGCGCACCCCCGCCTCCCGGACCTGGACAGTACGGACATCCCCTTCTTCACGATCGACCCGCCGGCCTCCGTCGACCTCGACCAGGCCATGCACCTGGCGAAGCGCTCCGGCGGCGGCTACCGGGTCCACTACGCCATCGCCGACGTCGCCGCCTTCGTCACCCCCGGCGGCGCCCTCGACGCCGAGGCCCACCGGCGCGTGACCACCCTCTACTTCCCCGACGGGAAGGTCCCGCTGCACCCGCCCGTCCTCTCGGAGGGCGCGGCCAGCCTGCTGCCCGACCAGGTCCGCCCGGCCCTGGTGTGGCGCTTCGACCTCGACCCCGACGGCCGGGTCGAGACCGTCGACGTCCGCCGCGCGCTGGTCCGCAGCCGGGCCAGGCTCGACTACGACGGCGTCCAGAAGGCCGTCGACACCGGGACGGCGGAAGAGCCGCTCGCCCTCCTGAAGGACGTCGGACGGCTCCGCGAGGCCCTGGAGGAGGCGCGCGGCGGCATCTCCCTCAACGTGCCCGAGCAGGAGGTCGTCGAGCGCGGTGGCACGTACTCCCTGGCCTACCGCGCCCCGCTGCCCGCCGACGGCTGGAACGCGCAGATCTCCCTGATGACCGGCATGGCCGCGGCCGATCTGATGCTGGCCACCGGCACGGGCATCCTGCGGACGCTGCCCAGCGCCCCCGACGGCGCGGTCGGCAGGCTCCGGCGGACGGCGAAGGCCCTGCGGATCGACTGGCCGCACCACGTGCCGTACGCCGAACTCGTGCGCTCCCTCGACCCGCACCGCCCCGCCCACGCCGCCTTCCTCCAGGAGTGCACGGCCCTGCTGCGCGGCGCGGGCTACACGGTCTTCACCGGAGGCGAGAGCCCCGACCCGGCCGTCCATTCGGCGGTGGCGGCCCCGTACACGCACTGCACCGCGCCGCTGCGCCGGCTCGTCGACCGTTACGGCGGGGAGCTGTGCCTGGCGGCGGTGGCCGGAACGGAACCCCCGCCGTGGGTCCTGGCGGCCCTTCCCGCGCTCCCGGAGGAGATGGCGGAGGGCGGCCGGCTGGCGAACACGGTGGAGCGGGAGTCCGTGGACCTGGTCGAGGCCGCCGTGCTGAAGGACCGGGTCGGGGAGACCTTCGAGGCCACGGTCATCGACGTCAAGGACGGGGAGCCGCTGGTGGGCACGGTCCACCTGGAGGACCCGGCAGTGGTCGGACGTGTCCGCTCCGCCTCGCTCGGACTGCCCCTGGGCGAACGGATCCGGGTCCGGCTGGCGGAGGCCGACCCGGGCACCTCGAAGATCCTCTTCTCGCCCGTCTGA
- a CDS encoding MerR family transcriptional regulator: MRIGEIAAVVGVTTRAIRHYHHVGLLPEPERRPNGYRAYSLRDAVLLARVRRLTELGLGLDEVRDVLADDAGRELAEVLTELDADLARQEAEIRERRRRLAVLLEAGPGEAEPLSPGLAALLAKAPRTDSPAAAKDREHLTLLDATGAGGQEVYAALGPLAADPAVLALYVRLDELAGAPVDDPRITPLAAELVAAVPDEVFAAIPAGGAVVAGFKEALLAEYAPAQAEVVRLVMEAFIERGRG, from the coding sequence ATGCGGATCGGAGAGATCGCCGCGGTCGTCGGGGTCACCACCCGCGCGATCCGGCACTACCACCATGTCGGGCTGCTCCCGGAACCGGAGCGGCGCCCGAACGGCTACCGGGCCTACAGCCTCCGCGACGCCGTCCTGCTGGCCCGCGTACGCCGGCTCACCGAGCTCGGGCTCGGCCTCGACGAGGTGCGGGACGTCCTCGCCGACGACGCCGGGCGCGAACTGGCCGAGGTCCTCACCGAACTCGACGCCGACCTCGCCCGGCAGGAGGCCGAGATCCGGGAACGCAGGCGCAGGCTCGCCGTGCTGCTCGAAGCCGGGCCGGGGGAGGCCGAGCCGCTCTCCCCGGGGCTCGCCGCACTGCTGGCGAAGGCGCCGCGGACCGACTCGCCGGCCGCCGCGAAGGACCGCGAACACCTGACCCTCCTCGACGCGACCGGCGCGGGCGGCCAGGAGGTGTACGCCGCGCTCGGGCCGCTGGCCGCCGATCCCGCCGTGCTCGCGCTGTACGTGCGCCTCGACGAGCTCGCCGGGGCACCCGTGGACGACCCGCGGATCACGCCCCTGGCGGCGGAGCTGGTGGCGGCCGTCCCCGACGAGGTGTTCGCCGCGATCCCCGCCGGCGGGGCGGTCGTTGCCGGGTTCAAGGAGGCGCTGCTCGCCGAGTACGCGCCCGCGCAGGCCGAAGTCGTCCGCCTCGTCATGGAGGCGTTCATCGAGAGGGGGCGGGGATGA
- a CDS encoding bifunctional RNase H/acid phosphatase gives MGGPVGLVVEADGGSRGNPGPAGYGAVVLDPATGETLAERAEYIGIATNNVAEYKGLIAGLAAARELASDAQVLVRMDSKLVVEQMSGRWKIKHPDMKPLAAEAARILPRAQVTYEWIPREQNKHADRLANEAMDAGKRGKQWEPSASTAALDHGAARALATPPAPTGPPGDAAKGAAAVRAALGAASATTGMASQEAADSLFADAEALAEAIEPCLDADAPAVAAGSHGWGPDMGAPATFVLLRHGETALTPQKRFSGSGGSDPELSPAGRRQAAAVAEALAARGTIQTVVSSPLRRCRETAQTVADRLGLTVTVEEGLREVDFGAWEGLTFAEVQQRFPDDMQAWLDSPKAAPTGGGESFMSATRRISATRDRLLSAHAGRTVLLVTHVTPVKILVRLALGAPPESLFRMELSAASLSAVAYYADGNASVRLLNDTAHLR, from the coding sequence ATGGGCGGGCCCGTCGGGTTGGTCGTGGAGGCGGACGGCGGGTCCCGGGGCAACCCGGGGCCGGCCGGCTACGGCGCGGTGGTGCTCGACCCGGCCACGGGCGAGACGCTGGCCGAGCGGGCCGAGTACATCGGCATCGCGACGAACAACGTGGCCGAGTACAAGGGCCTGATCGCCGGGCTCGCGGCGGCCCGTGAGCTCGCCTCCGACGCGCAGGTCCTGGTCCGGATGGACTCGAAGCTGGTCGTCGAGCAGATGTCGGGCCGCTGGAAGATCAAGCACCCGGACATGAAGCCGCTCGCGGCCGAGGCCGCGCGGATCCTGCCGCGCGCCCAGGTGACGTACGAGTGGATCCCGCGCGAGCAGAACAAGCACGCGGACCGGCTCGCGAACGAGGCGATGGACGCGGGCAAGCGCGGCAAGCAGTGGGAGCCCTCGGCGTCCACGGCCGCCCTCGACCACGGTGCGGCGCGCGCCCTGGCCACCCCGCCGGCGCCGACGGGCCCGCCGGGGGACGCGGCGAAGGGGGCGGCGGCCGTCCGAGCGGCCCTGGGCGCGGCGTCCGCCACCACGGGCATGGCCTCCCAGGAGGCCGCCGACTCGCTGTTCGCCGACGCCGAGGCACTGGCGGAGGCGATCGAGCCCTGCCTGGACGCCGACGCCCCGGCGGTCGCCGCGGGCAGCCACGGCTGGGGCCCGGACATGGGTGCGCCGGCCACCTTCGTGCTGCTGCGGCACGGCGAGACCGCGCTCACCCCGCAGAAGCGCTTCTCCGGCAGTGGCGGCAGCGACCCCGAACTGTCCCCGGCCGGCCGCAGGCAGGCCGCCGCCGTGGCCGAGGCGCTCGCCGCCCGCGGCACCATCCAGACGGTCGTCAGCTCCCCGCTGCGCCGCTGCCGGGAGACCGCCCAGACGGTCGCGGACCGCCTCGGCCTCACCGTGACGGTCGAAGAGGGCCTGCGCGAGGTGGACTTCGGGGCGTGGGAGGGCCTGACCTTCGCCGAGGTGCAGCAGCGCTTCCCGGACGACATGCAGGCCTGGCTGGACTCCCCGAAGGCGGCGCCCACGGGCGGCGGCGAGAGCTTCATGTCCGCCACCCGCCGGATCTCGGCGACCCGCGACCGCCTGCTGTCCGCCCACGCGGGCCGCACGGTCCTGCTGGTCACCCATGTGACCCCGGTCAAGATCCTGGTCCGCCTGGCCCTGGGCGCCCCGCCGGAATCCCTGTTCCGCATGGAACTGTCGGCGGCCTCCCTCTCCGCGGTGGCCTACTACGCGGACGGCAACGCCTCGGTCCGCCTCCTGAACGACACCGCGCACCTGCGGTAG